A section of the Bradyrhizobium oligotrophicum S58 genome encodes:
- a CDS encoding SDR family NAD(P)-dependent oxidoreductase — MGRLDGKVAVITGATSGIGLRTAEIFIAEGAKVIVAGRRSGEGEALASRLGANCVFRQTDVTVDDQMRALIDLAVERFGRLDCLFNNAGGPAQTGGIEGLDADRFDQAMAVLVRSVMLGMKYAAPHMKAQGAGSIINNGSIAGRLAGYSTSVVYSTAKAAVIHLTKCVAMELGESGVRVNSISPGLIATGIFGKALGLSTEAAEKTPETIRNAYATAQPIPRAGLPDDIAHAAVFLASDESSFINGHDLVIDGAITGGRNWSQQQQGYAAMRKLLGDAGE; from the coding sequence ATGGGACGACTGGACGGCAAGGTGGCCGTGATCACCGGAGCGACCAGCGGCATCGGCCTGCGGACCGCGGAGATCTTCATTGCCGAAGGTGCGAAGGTGATCGTCGCCGGCCGCCGCAGCGGCGAGGGCGAGGCGCTGGCGAGCCGTCTCGGCGCCAACTGCGTATTCCGCCAGACGGACGTCACCGTCGACGATCAGATGCGGGCGCTGATCGATCTCGCCGTCGAGCGGTTCGGCCGGCTCGATTGCCTGTTCAACAATGCCGGTGGTCCGGCGCAGACCGGCGGCATCGAAGGGCTGGACGCTGATCGCTTCGATCAGGCGATGGCGGTGCTGGTGCGCAGCGTGATGCTGGGCATGAAATACGCCGCGCCTCACATGAAGGCGCAGGGCGCCGGCAGCATCATCAACAACGGCTCGATCGCCGGCCGCCTCGCCGGCTATTCGACCTCGGTGGTCTACAGCACGGCGAAGGCCGCCGTGATCCATCTGACGAAATGCGTGGCGATGGAGCTCGGCGAGTCCGGTGTGCGCGTCAACTCGATTTCGCCCGGCCTGATCGCGACCGGCATCTTCGGCAAGGCGCTGGGACTGTCGACCGAGGCCGCCGAGAAGACGCCGGAGACGATCCGCAACGCCTATGCGACCGCACAGCCGATTCCACGGGCCGGCCTGCCCGACGATATCGCCCATGCCGCGGTGTTCCTTGCCAGCGACGAATCCAGCTTCATCAACGGTCATGATCTCGTCATCGACGGCGCCATCACCGGTGGCCGCAACTGGAGCCAGCAGCAGCAGGGCTACGCCGCGATGCGCAAGCTGCTGGGCGATGCAGGGGAGTAG
- a CDS encoding sensor histidine kinase, translating to MFMTRLIDDIKRTWRGELQPPLVWSCMFAAMCLVVATVVRFGMAHLRPDVFFTPYIPAVFFATAMGGSAVGLVTALAGAALGMTLDFGGAPVDVARVALMMMYLSVAALVIWGVNHYRSLAAKQREIARRLTEEEQYRKLLVDELHHRLKNKTSTIHAVLHQVLHDQPQVWSRIDQRIRALATADDLIARADGQGCDLKDLLTSELGPYGHVRFELNGEPLFLPAKLAVSLALIFHELATNAGKYGAFASPRGFLQVSWTMQDDRLKLTWDEAEGPPIGQIGKPGFGSKLLKAALSSFDGRTETAFLKTGIHCTMQCRVPPS from the coding sequence ATGTTCATGACGCGACTCATTGACGACATCAAGCGGACCTGGCGTGGCGAACTGCAGCCGCCTCTGGTGTGGAGCTGCATGTTCGCGGCGATGTGCCTGGTCGTCGCCACCGTGGTCCGCTTCGGCATGGCCCATCTGCGGCCGGACGTCTTCTTCACCCCCTATATCCCGGCCGTGTTCTTCGCCACCGCCATGGGCGGATCGGCCGTCGGGCTGGTCACGGCGCTTGCCGGCGCAGCGCTCGGCATGACGCTGGATTTCGGCGGCGCCCCGGTCGATGTGGCGCGGGTCGCGCTGATGATGATGTACCTCAGCGTTGCGGCCCTGGTGATCTGGGGCGTCAACCACTATCGCAGCCTCGCCGCCAAGCAGCGGGAGATCGCGCGGCGGCTGACCGAGGAGGAGCAATATCGCAAGCTCCTTGTCGACGAGCTGCATCACCGTCTCAAGAACAAGACCTCGACGATTCACGCCGTGCTGCATCAGGTGCTGCACGACCAGCCGCAGGTCTGGAGCCGCATTGACCAGCGCATCCGTGCGCTCGCGACCGCCGACGACCTGATTGCGCGGGCCGACGGACAGGGCTGCGACCTGAAGGATCTCCTGACGTCGGAGCTCGGGCCCTACGGCCACGTCCGTTTCGAGCTCAACGGCGAGCCGCTGTTTCTTCCCGCCAAGCTCGCGGTCAGCCTCGCTTTGATCTTCCACGAGCTCGCCACCAACGCCGGCAAGTACGGCGCCTTCGCCTCGCCGCGCGGCTTCCTGCAGGTGTCATGGACGATGCAGGACGACCGCCTCAAGCTCACCTGGGACGAGGCGGAGGGGCCGCCGATCGGCCAGATCGGCAAGCCGGGTTTCGGCAGCAAGCTGCTCAAAGCCGCCCTGTCGTCGTTCGACGGCAGGACGGAGACCGCATTTCTCAAGACCGGCATCCACTGCACCATGCAATGTCGTGTGCCGCCGAGCTGA
- a CDS encoding cytochrome P450 yields the protein MSMQHVVSDAIRLTPPRRNSLTHIPGDEGWPIIGKTFDVLADPKGHVERNARKYGPVYRTHMFGDVNVVLLGPEANELVLFDQAKLFSSAHGWGHILNLLFPRGLMLLDFDEHRMHRKALSVAFKAGPMKSYLAGLDRGIAARIAQWKQAPGEMPFYPAIKQLTLDLAATSFLGSDIGPEVDDINRAFIDMVAAAVAPIRKPWPGTQMARGVRGRQRVVAYFSEQIPLRRAKGDGDDLFSHLCRATDEQGALLSTQDIVDHMSFLMMAAHDTLTSSLTSFVAQLAAHPQWQQKLRAEVASLGLANGDPMSSEHLEQMKLTEMAFQETLRLMPPVPSLPRRPIRDFTFKGYAIPAGTGVGINPMFTHHMPEIWPEPETFDPMRFTDEAQRGRHRFAWVPFGGGAHMCLGLHFAYMQAKCFARHFLSNIEVSFAPGYQPSWQVWPIPKPRDGLKVILKPV from the coding sequence ATGTCGATGCAGCATGTGGTCTCCGATGCGATCAGGCTGACCCCACCCCGGCGCAATTCGCTCACTCATATCCCCGGCGACGAAGGCTGGCCGATCATCGGCAAGACCTTCGATGTGCTCGCCGATCCGAAGGGGCATGTCGAACGCAATGCCAGGAAATATGGCCCTGTCTATCGCACCCACATGTTCGGCGACGTCAACGTCGTCCTGCTCGGGCCGGAGGCCAATGAGCTTGTGCTGTTCGACCAGGCAAAACTGTTCTCCTCGGCGCATGGCTGGGGCCACATTCTCAACCTGCTGTTTCCGCGCGGACTGATGCTGCTCGATTTCGACGAGCACCGGATGCATCGGAAGGCACTGTCGGTCGCGTTCAAGGCGGGGCCGATGAAGTCCTATCTCGCGGGGCTGGATCGCGGCATCGCGGCGCGCATCGCGCAGTGGAAGCAGGCGCCCGGCGAGATGCCGTTCTATCCGGCCATCAAGCAGCTGACGCTCGATCTCGCCGCGACCTCGTTCCTGGGCAGCGACATCGGGCCGGAGGTGGATGACATCAACCGCGCCTTCATCGACATGGTCGCGGCTGCGGTCGCGCCGATCCGCAAGCCGTGGCCGGGCACGCAGATGGCGCGCGGGGTCAGGGGCCGCCAGCGGGTCGTCGCCTATTTCTCCGAACAGATTCCGCTGCGCCGCGCCAAGGGCGATGGCGACGACCTGTTCTCCCATCTCTGCCGCGCCACCGACGAGCAGGGCGCGCTGCTGTCGACGCAGGACATCGTCGACCATATGAGCTTCCTGATGATGGCGGCGCATGACACGCTGACCTCGTCGCTGACCTCCTTCGTCGCCCAGCTTGCCGCGCATCCGCAGTGGCAGCAGAAGCTGCGCGCGGAGGTCGCGAGCCTCGGCCTCGCCAACGGCGACCCGATGAGCTCCGAGCATCTGGAGCAGATGAAGCTCACCGAGATGGCGTTCCAGGAGACCTTGCGGCTGATGCCGCCGGTGCCGTCGCTGCCGCGCCGCCCGATCCGGGACTTCACCTTCAAGGGCTATGCGATCCCGGCCGGCACCGGCGTCGGCATCAATCCGATGTTCACCCATCACATGCCGGAGATCTGGCCCGAGCCCGAGACGTTCGACCCGATGCGCTTCACCGATGAGGCCCAGCGCGGCCGCCACCGCTTCGCCTGGGTGCCGTTCGGCGGCGGCGCGCACATGTGCCTCGGCCTGCACTTCGCCTACATGCAGGCGAAGTGTTTTGCGCGGCACTTCCTGTCCAATATCGAGGTCTCGTTTGCGCCCGGCTACCAGCCGAGCTGGCAGGTGTGGCCGATCCCGAAGCCGCGCGACGGGCTGAAGGTGATCTTGAAGCCGGTGTGA